In Platichthys flesus chromosome 6, fPlaFle2.1, whole genome shotgun sequence, the genomic stretch atgcgggcagccactggtgaCCAGTGAAGGGAGGGGAGGTGCGGATTAGTGTGATTAGAGTAGCTATTACCTTTTctaatctgtttttattcttttgtactttttaatttcTGTAAATCCCATTGAATGACTTTTgttataattcaaataaaaaaatacaagttgCTGTGCCTTAACCTTATGCTATACtcagaaaaataactaaaagtATAATTAAATCCGTATGTATATATGCTCAAAAGAAGAAGGTCTGATGTGCTAGCAATGCTCTCTGTGCTTTATCAATGCAAGAAAAGTAGGATCTTAACTTTTTTCTGCTCTTCTTCCTTAAATAATTATGAATAGATTTTGTTTCTATATATGAACACATTTGTGAAGATAGAACATACTGTACTGTACATACTGTACTGTCTTCACAAGGCCAGAATCAAAACAAATAGGTGCAGGGGACTTAGAAACGATTACTGAGTCAGCCAACATGATATCATTGAACAGATTGTTCCacatatatactatatatagtatgtatatatatgtgtgtgtttgtacaagtgtgtatgcatgtatgtacagtatgtgggCCATGAACATATGGCATAAGTATCACATGTTAGTTTTTGCTGTGTTGACTAAAATAAACCATTTGCTTCGCTTGAGGTTAAGCTGCACACAACCACACGACAAGGTTTTCATGGTGTTCATCCttataaattattaaacataatggatgaataaataattaCTTTTAATTGTGTATTTGCTTGTAATATTACCATATTTTCTGGAAAgcttaaacaaattaaaaaagatctCGCTCAATATAATTGTTTTCAAATGTGGATAGTgtgattaaattattttatgtttgGATTTGGTTTACAATCAACTTTATTGAATCACTATTTGTGATTTGTGCTATTTTATATCGATTTTTTGTTGTTAAGTAAAGCACAGAGAAGAGTTAGCAATAATATGTCCTTATTCCTATGGAAATACACCAATGACAtatcataaaaacatttatttcagttgACAACCCGATTTCCTTCTCATTGCTAAATGTTTCCTGATGTGAAAATCGGATGTTCAGTTTTCTTGCTGATCGACTgataaaaaaagttataataataaatgaaaggtGTTTTAAATGAGAAGGGGTCAATACAGCAACACAAAACTGCACATTCTAATGCAACATAatcctgcagcagacacaacCTCTGTGAAGCTCTTAGTGTTCTGCTGTTTCTGTACGTGCTCACTCATCCCAGCAGAAGCTTTATTTGCTTTCTATTTGATCAGTTCAGATAAATATTTGACCATGTGCAGCATACAGTATAAAATACATGGATATTGTAGCCACCCACTATAATTACACACGGCCACGTAACCAACACCTGCTCTCGTCTAAGTGGATTACTCTGAGAAAAGTACTTGTTGAGAGACGACTTGCACAGATGTATGCAGTCCTGCAAGTGTCTAATCTGACCAGactgcagagcagcaggcgACTGCTAACAAGGGTAACTGCCGATTAAGGTCGGACCACAGCACCCAGACGGACAGGACGACCAATACACACCAAGCATCACCTGAATCACCATTCCTCAAAATCTGCCACCAGTCATCTACGTTTACCCCACTACTTTACAACATATTCATGAACCTGACTTCTAAGGAGGCTGTAGGACTGTgtggatttctttttcttttacaaagtCTTTTTCTTTCCATGCCTGGCGATTGGCGGCATTCAAATCAAACAGGACTGAGAGACTGTAAGTGTGCCGTAAAAGCCCTGGAGCTGCAGGTCCTCATCCTCAGGACCAGGCTCACCTGATTGGTCCGTCGGTATCTGTAGCCAATCACGGCACACTGAAGTCTGAGACCGAACATTTGGGACTTCCTGCTGTTCAAAACCCCCGGGTGAGCGGAGAGACGGCCAACTGTCAAACAGAGATACTCATTTGTTTTGGTAGTTTTGGGAtcaaatatatatctttttttacagGATTTAAAGGTTTCTCAAGTGGAATATTTGGAGATTTTCACGTTGAAGAGAggtaataactttattttaatgCTTATTCCATCACCAATATGTTCATGTCTCTATGGCAGAAGTAGCTGAACTAATTAACTCACGTATGTTCTGCCAGTTTTTCTGTTTAGTACAGTGGAGCGAACTCTTGATTTTTGGTGAAGAAGTGTTACAGAACTGAGTGCATGGTGAGTGTAGCTTTAAATCTCCAGTTCATCTCTTCAATCGTCTGAAATATTCAATGAACTAATCAGTgggtgaaaagaaaatcaatgttTGACAATTTTGAGATTTATCAAACACTTATATAACATGTTATGTTACACTGAGCAGTATATTGCTGTTTGGTTGACAGAGGGAAATGATTGTCTTCGCAAACAAGGGGATCTTCAGATTGACAGCTTTTCCCATTAACCCGACAGGAGACTGAGTGCCAACAGCGAACAGAGAGCCAAACCGATGAGGACAGTGACACAGGGGAGATCCTGTGTGGAATACAGGTACACATCACTTTCAGTCACCTCCTGGTAGCTCTATGGATATTACTCCAgcatataatttaaaaaaaggctctATTGTGTTTCTGGAAGCTGGAATGGAAAATACTTTTCTTTGCCACATATAGCTTGATCATATGAAAATGCTAAATAGAGGGTGAAACGATAAAGTGTTGTGTCCTCAGAAACCTTTCGGTGGTGATGGTAGTAAAAGCCGTCTTCTCAGCTATTGTTAAGAACTCTGAGTAGTTTAATCCGTCAGTGCCCTGCGGAGCTGAGCTGTTTGCACCATAAGGTGAGGGTGTTGGTGTTTGTCTTGGCAGGAGAGCTGTGCCACGGACCTGTATCACCACCCCCAGCTGGAGACGGACATCGAGGCCGTCAGGACTCTGTATTCTGACTCTGGTGTCTCTGTCAGGTGAACATCTGaacatcttctctcctccatgGCCTGAAAATGAAAGGAAACCTGCCACCCTTCTACATCATCTAATGttctcctcattcttcttcTGTTAGGGTGTATCGACCAATCGATGCTGTGGACGTTGATTTAAACATTAACTCCATCTTTCTGGATGTGAGTTAATTTCACTGTTCTGTTCTAAATGCTACAGACATGTTCTGGCAGCATTTCATAATTAGAGTGATACAGCCCCCTGGACCAAATTGCATGCACTATGTAACAGTATCAgtttcatgaattattcactgactaaatgaaatgtaaaattgaATCTCCCTATCTTGCAATGACACAGAAAGTGATATAAAAGATATTGGATCCACCTCTTTGACAAAAAATGATTGGTTCTTTCTTGGTCCGTGTTTCATCAGTTCTTTAGTTTTTGCGTACTCCTCCTGACgaacaaacaaagcaacaaacaaaacttGAATGGCACTCAGTAAAGCACAtccctccgccaaggcccaacagtcaagctgcaccaaattgaagACAtgcaaagtaaaaacaaatcatcaagacccatgaatcAATCCttgagaaatctgtgaaaatctgaaaattaTTCTTTCACAATATTACAGAAAGCTATAGATAGAATAGATCAATTGCTTTATCCGGATCTGTGCCAAGAGCTATTTGTTCTTTCTGGGCTCACGTCCCATCCTTCAAGGGAGATTCCTAGAAATCTGTACTCTAGTTTTTACATCTTCAGAAACTTTAACACACACTCCAAAATATATTTGTAGCACaattatataatgataatattaactTTTATCCAAGATTAGATTTCTTGGCTCACTTCTCTGTCTGCTTTCAGCTCTGCAGTCAAGTTTCCTGTCACAGCATCATGGGCCTGTtcatgctgtttgtgtgtgtcctcaggagGAGGTGGCCAACGCCTGGAGGATTGACCCGTTGGAGCCCATTGTTATCCGTCTGcacttctctctgtctcagtacCTGGATGGACCCGGTGAGCATCTGCAACACTGCTGCAAAAATAACTCTGCCGTAAATACAGTGTGAGGGGGCGGCTGATGAAATGATGTTTCCCACTGCAGCACCTTCAGTTGAAGTCTTCCAGCCTTCCAACATGGATCACTTCAGGCTCGGGAACCAACTGCAGAAGTGAGTGTCCTTTAATACTCTAATGGCAGTGATGGGATGACtcagtcaaagtcaaagtcagctttattgtcaattcgACCATATGAACAGGACTgatgccaggtgtgaacaaaTAAGTACACTACACAATAAGTATGCAGTCATAAGGCACACTGTCATTGGATGAGAGTAGCATAAACCGGAATTGTGCAAAAATGGATTAGATAAAGTGTTGTAAGATTCCTTCCTTATTAATTGTATACATTTCAATGCTTTACTGACTTGCCATCTTCCCCAGTATTCTCGCAGTTTTCATATCTCGGGTGAGGGACCACCTGACCAACGAGAAGATCGTGGTCCAGCAGAAGCGCAGACACAGCTGGTTCAGGCCGAGTGGAACCATCAAGAAATTCAGAGCGCGACTCACCATCTGGTTACCACTTTCAAAGTAAGAGGTGACTTCAGGAACCCAGCTGTTTTACGTCTGTCTGGATCTGCTGATGGATACGTgttcccctctctgtcccctcctCACTGTGGGCAGGTCAAATGAGCTCCAGCCTCCATCTATGAAAGGAAGACTTTTTTTACCAGGCAGGAAACTGAGCCGATTCACAAATCACACAAGCTACTACACCATCAAGAATCCCAGGGGAGAGCTCTTCACCTACACACCCAGTGGGAAGGTGACTCCCTCCAGATGGCCGTTACTGCTGTGTGTGCAACAGTCTTACTggttttgtaatttatttatccactaaaagtgtttgtgtgtcttcttcCACAGAGGGTGTTGGTGTCAGCAGTGAAATCATCAGCACAGCTCAGCACCAAACATCTGATAGagctgctcttctcctccaAGGCCATCAGACACTGCAAGACCACCCCCACTCTGCAGCATGGCTTTTTAGTGCAGGTAAAGCCTTGTCCACtgtaaatgttattattgtaaACATTATACAGTTCAACATTTTGATACTTTGTCGAGGAGGTTTTTGTTTCTAATGTTTCTCCCACCTTATGTTTAAACATTATGAGGAAGAATGGAGGCCAGTCAACACTTGTATTCACTATAAACATGTTTAATAGTCAGATATACTGAGACATCAGAATAGATCAGACAATATAAtgatttttgtttattaatgtgGGGATAAAAACAACCATTCTGTAGTAAGCACAATAATCAGTCGACTACAAATGTTTAAGCCTAGGAATTCTTATATAGATTTACTTCATATAAAGTCGATTGTGAGGATTAATAAAagcaatatttttttcatttggtaAAATTAAGTGAAATGTTAATGAATAATTGCTAAATCACTGCTAACATGGCTTTTAAAAATAACTTAGATAAGGTTTGTTGTGATCTTTGACACCAGCCTGTCCTAAATGAAAATTGCAGCACCTCAGTATTTGAGATATTGTCGCCGAGGAggttttcacctctgtctgtttgtttgttggttagttcccatgtttgtttgtaagcaaaaTTTCACAAAAACTACAAGATGGATTCCCACAAAACTTGGCTAtaactttcttttacatttccttAAACGGTTAAGCAGATTCTATGATGCTTATGATGTGTGGGGTCTGTTTCCTGGGCCCCCCCCTTAAACAGTTTCATCTCTGGGTGTGTATTACGATTTACTTACAGATAATGAGGTACGCTGAGCAGAGAATGCCGACGCTGAATGAATTCTGTGTGGTGTGTGATGAGCGACATGTGTTTCAGAACGGCCCCATGTTAAAGGTACGCTGCTGCAAAGAAATGAACTGTCAgttgatgaaataataataaagcagTACTCTCAAATCCAGGTGAGCCTTTGTCACTATTCGGTTTTGTGGGTTTGCAGCCTGCAGTTTGCACcagggagctgtgtgtgttttccttctaCACACTGGGGGTCATGTCTGGAGCTACGGAGGAGGTTGCTACCGGTGCAGAGGTTGGTAACAAACTCACGGGCACTTTAAACACAAAGCATGAGGTATCACAATAAGAGTTACGTGTGAAGAGTAATCCCTGTTCTTGCAGGTGATTGACCTGCTGGTCGCTATGTGTAGAGCGGCTCTTCAGTCTTCACGCAAGAGCATCATATTTGAGCCATACCCGTCTGTCGTTGATCCATACAATCCCAAAACCCTGGCCTTTACTCCTAAGGTATAAACGATGTAACGTTTGAATTGATTGATTTGGAAATTGATTATAAAGTATGTCAGGATTAAAATTCAGCAGATTCTTGTAATTTGTTGTGGCAGAGAAAGAGCTACGACCATCTGCAAAAATCTCTGGACAGTGTCTTATTAGTCAGGAGGATGGCACAGGTAACTGATCTGAATATCAATCCTACACCAGTGACACCATTAACACTTGTCCTCTTCAGAGAATAACCTGAAAGATGTTagcactaaccctaaccctaaccctatttcaTTTCCAGGGTCCACATTCTGAAATTAGGAAGCAGATGGACAAGTTAGATCCTCTCGCTTATCCCCTGCTACAATGGTGAGTGCTACCAACTGGACTAGTGTTTCACTCCTGTAGTCGTTCTATTTAACTCACTAATGTCAGTGTTTCTCAGATTCATATTcacgtgcgtgtttgtgtgtttgacaacaGGATTTTAGCGAGCAACAGGTCCCACATTGTCAAGCTTCCACTGCACAAGGTACGACAGAGCCGTCCACTGTAAGAACACAACGTCTTCACACAGCAGATACACGTTTTAAAGCCGAAGTTAATATTTTACCTGTGAAATGTACAGATCATCTTCTGTGCTTCATACGctgaataatgtttttttaatccccTGCTGCATAATAAAGCAACTGAAGTTCATGCACACGCCCCATCAGTTCCTGTTGATCAGCAACCCTCCGTCCAAAGAGGCTCGATTCAAAACCGCTAGAAAGCTTTATGGCAGCACCTTCGCTTTCCAGTgagtaaaataaatgatgtagcacagcaaaaatgttttaataatatcaaTTTTATATGCTGCTTCATTTGTTCAGCCCTGATTCTTTCATCTTTCAGTGGTTCCCACATTGAAAACTGGCACTCTATTCTAAGAAACGGGCTGGTTAATGCCTCATACACCAAACTACAGGTAGAGTATGTAAACACCAATGTCTATGCATTTCACAGTGGAGATTTCAACCCACAAGAGTATTATATATTCATTTGGACCTTTAAAAGTAATTGACTTTTTCTATTTAAGCTTCATGGAGCTGCATATGGGAAAGGCATCTATTTGAGTCCAATCTCAAGCATATCTTTTGGATATTCAGGTAAGAATACACACTTGATACTAttcttatcattattattaacaataattatattaaatggGATTAGTTACTATAAATATAAAGCCCATTACAATCACTTGTAGAATGGTTTGTATATAAAACTAATATAATATCAACACATTATATATAATCATTCTGTATATATTATTGCTTTTCACAATAATACGTTTTCTAAACAcattctttgtctttgttcagAGATGGGGAAAGGTCGACACCAAATAACTGCCAGAGAAGATCTCCTAAAGAAATACAATCGAATGAACAAAATCAAACAGGTACCATCGATTATCACTCACATTTGTTCAGGCTGAGCTCATATGTTCCTCGTACGACAACTTCTTCTGTTGTGGGAATCTAATCCTGATTCTCATCCTGTCTAAGCAAAGATCATTTCTAATCTTTGTTTTTAGGAAGAGCCGGGGCAAGCAAGGTTTCTGCAGAGCAGCAACCTGAACTGCATTGCACTCTGTGAAGGTAAATAGGGAAAATGTAGTGTAACAAAGAGCTTTGATTTGTTAATATTAGTGTATGACTTTGTTTTATGTCTCTAACAGTCATCACTTCAAAAGACCTTCAAAAGCATGGGAACATTTGGGTCTGTCCGAAATCTGACAACGTGTGCACACGCTTCCTCTTTGTGTGAGTGAAATATAAAGCAGCAGACAAGAAGTCCTCCCGCTAGCTACAGACTATCTATCTTcaatgtttctcttttctttctcaggtATGAAAATGGTCAGGTGGGAGATGTCCACATCAACGCTCAGGAACCCGCGATCCACAGGGAAATTTTACAAGTAATTGCTTCAAAGCCGTGCTGAGAAGACAAACATTTGCCATATAGCAACAATTATTCATGCCGTAGGTTTCATATAAAAACATGGACCAAGAGTAAATCTAAACATTAACCCTAATAGGCCCTGAGCACTgacatgcacagacagacagtgaggccctgttgaaattgtaaggattattgttattatcttgCAGGcgaatgaattggctttttttctagggctttaacatgctcaaattcttataaaaatttgcagaaaattagaaagtggtgaaaatgtacgtattcagGAGGAATTTTCAAGGGGCGTGGCAAAACGGCTCAACGGTGCCCCCCAAGACCCCGTTCacatgtgtatcatgaccagacaaacaaaaaagtcagaggtgcaattggaaaaacataacaggaagcctgctatttttcATTTAGTCGCCATTTtcgccatattccacatttttactttgagttacttgtcccagggctt encodes the following:
- the LOC133955069 gene encoding protein mono-ADP-ribosyltransferase PARP6-like, which translates into the protein MYAVLQVSNLTRLQSSRRLLTRETECQQRTESQTDEDSDTGEILCGIQESCATDLYHHPQLETDIEAVRTLYSDSGVSVRVYRPIDAVDVDLNINSIFLDEEVANAWRIDPLEPIVIRLHFSLSQYLDGPAPSVEVFQPSNMDHFRLGNQLQNILAVFISRVRDHLTNEKIVVQQKRRHSWFRPSGTIKKFRARLTIWLPLSKSNELQPPSMKGRLFLPGRKLSRFTNHTSYYTIKNPRGELFTYTPSGKRVLVSAVKSSAQLSTKHLIELLFSSKAIRHCKTTPTLQHGFLVQIMRYAEQRMPTLNEFCVVCDERHVFQNGPMLKPAVCTRELCVFSFYTLGVMSGATEEVATGAEVIDLLVAMCRAALQSSRKSIIFEPYPSVVDPYNPKTLAFTPKRKSYDHLQKSLDSVLLVRRMAQGPHSEIRKQMDKLDPLAYPLLQWILASNRSHIVKLPLHKQLKFMHTPHQFLLISNPPSKEARFKTARKLYGSTFAFHGSHIENWHSILRNGLVNASYTKLQLHGAAYGKGIYLSPISSISFGYSEMGKGRHQITAREDLLKKYNRMNKIKQEEPGQARFLQSSNLNCIALCEVITSKDLQKHGNIWVCPKSDNVCTRFLFVYENGQVGDVHINAQEPAIHREILQVIASKPC